One genomic region from Streptomyces sp. NBC_01304 encodes:
- a CDS encoding ABC transporter ATP-binding protein, producing MSLRSVSRVFGSGDGAVNALDGVSLAFPRASFTAVMGPSGSGKSTLLQCAAGLDRPTSGTVTVGGTELTGLSETRLTLLRRDRIGFVFQAFNLLPSLTAEQNVALPLRLARRRPARAQVREVLERVGLAERARHRPSELSGGQQQRVALARALITRPDVLFADEPTGALDSGTGREVLAMLRRMVDQEGQTVVMVTHDPVAASYADRVLFLVDGRVSGELAAPTAESVAARMTRLEAAPC from the coding sequence ATAAGTCTGCGCTCGGTCAGCCGCGTCTTCGGCAGCGGCGACGGTGCCGTCAACGCGCTCGACGGCGTGTCGCTCGCGTTCCCCCGTGCCTCGTTCACCGCCGTCATGGGTCCTTCCGGCTCGGGCAAGTCGACGCTGCTGCAGTGCGCGGCCGGCCTGGACCGGCCGACCTCGGGGACGGTGACCGTGGGCGGCACCGAGCTGACGGGGCTGAGCGAGACCCGCCTGACGCTGCTGCGCCGGGACCGCATCGGGTTCGTCTTCCAGGCGTTCAACCTGCTCCCCTCGCTCACCGCGGAGCAGAACGTGGCGCTGCCGCTGCGACTCGCCCGCCGCCGTCCCGCGCGGGCGCAGGTCCGCGAGGTGCTCGAGCGGGTCGGGCTCGCGGAGCGCGCCCGGCACCGGCCGAGCGAGCTCTCCGGCGGTCAGCAGCAGCGCGTCGCCCTCGCCCGCGCGCTGATCACCCGGCCCGACGTGCTGTTCGCCGACGAGCCGACCGGCGCCCTCGACTCGGGGACCGGCCGCGAGGTCCTGGCGATGTTGCGCCGCATGGTGGACCAGGAGGGCCAGACCGTCGTCATGGTCACCCACGACCCGGTGGCCGCCTCGTACGCGGACCGTGTCCTGTTCCTCGTGGACGGCCGGGTCTCGGG
- a CDS encoding type III polyketide synthase, producing the protein MATLCRPAVDVPEHVITMEETLELARSVHADHDQLELALRLIENTGVQKRHIIQPIEVTLRHPGFEARNATYQEAAKERVPPVILRALADADLTAADIDVIIYVSCTGFMMPSLTAWLINNLDFRSNTRQIPIAQLGCAAGGAAVNRAHDFCTAYPEANALIVSCEFCSLCYQPTDLGVGNLLSNGLFGDGVAAAVVRGQGGTGISLERNGSYLVPDTESWIMYDVRSTGFHFQLDRRVPGTMEPLAPALKEMAVQHGWDASELDFYIIHAGGPRILDDLSKFLGVPPEAFRFSRATLTEYGNIASAVVLDALRRMFDEGGAQDTARGLLAGFGPGITAEMSLGRWTTTGRPGARGGTR; encoded by the coding sequence ATGGCGACTCTGTGCAGGCCTGCGGTCGACGTTCCGGAGCATGTGATCACCATGGAGGAGACGCTGGAGCTGGCGCGCTCCGTGCACGCGGACCACGACCAACTGGAGCTCGCGCTGCGCCTGATCGAGAACACCGGTGTGCAGAAGCGGCACATCATCCAGCCCATCGAGGTGACCCTGCGCCACCCCGGCTTCGAGGCCCGCAACGCCACCTACCAGGAGGCGGCGAAGGAACGCGTGCCCCCGGTGATCCTCCGGGCCCTCGCCGACGCCGACCTCACGGCGGCCGACATCGACGTCATCATCTACGTGTCGTGCACCGGGTTCATGATGCCGTCCCTGACCGCCTGGTTGATCAACAACTTGGACTTCCGCTCCAACACCCGCCAGATACCCATAGCCCAGCTCGGCTGTGCCGCAGGAGGCGCGGCCGTGAACCGGGCACATGACTTCTGCACGGCCTATCCCGAGGCCAACGCGCTCATCGTGTCCTGCGAGTTCTGCTCGCTCTGCTACCAGCCGACCGATCTGGGCGTCGGCAATCTGCTGTCCAACGGACTGTTCGGGGACGGCGTCGCCGCGGCCGTCGTCCGCGGGCAGGGGGGCACCGGCATCTCGCTGGAGCGCAACGGCTCGTATCTGGTGCCCGACACCGAGAGCTGGATCATGTACGACGTTCGCTCCACCGGATTCCACTTCCAGCTCGACCGGCGCGTGCCCGGCACGATGGAACCGCTCGCTCCCGCGCTGAAGGAGATGGCGGTCCAACACGGCTGGGACGCCTCGGAGTTGGACTTCTACATCATCCACGCGGGCGGGCCGCGCATCCTGGACGACCTGAGCAAGTTCCTGGGGGTGCCGCCGGAGGCGTTCCGCTTCAGCCGGGCGACGCTCACCGAGTACGGGAACATCGCCAGCGCCGTCGTCCTCGACGCGCTGCGCCGGATGTTCGACGAGGGTGGCGCGCAGGACACGGCACGCGGGCTGCTCGCCGGGTTCGGGCCCGGCATCACCGCGGAGATGTCGCTCGGCCGCTGGACCACCACGGGCCGGCCCGGAGCGCGAGGAGGCACCCGGTGA
- a CDS encoding transposase family protein codes for MAGVLRAERVWVETFTGLRVTQFARLLKAVRERGGNGTLQGRPWSLPLAERVLVVAVYYRTNLTMRQLGPLFGISSSTVCRVIQRLGPLLALEPASRPADAPERLWIVDGTLIPVRDRQVGSSSRNYRFSANVQVIVDADTRLVIAAARPVPGTTADAHAWRASGLAEHCQGVTVLGDGAYTNTGLVIPHRKRPRRSLLPGEEADNAAHRKVRARVEHVIGRMKNYKILRDCRQRGNGLHHAVQAVAHMHNLALAS; via the coding sequence ATGGCTGGGGTGTTGAGGGCAGAACGGGTGTGGGTGGAGACGTTCACCGGGCTGCGGGTGACGCAGTTTGCGCGGCTGCTGAAGGCGGTGCGCGAGCGCGGCGGCAACGGCACGCTGCAGGGCCGGCCGTGGAGTCTGCCGCTGGCCGAACGGGTGCTGGTGGTGGCGGTGTACTACCGCACGAACCTCACGATGCGGCAGCTGGGACCGCTGTTCGGTATCTCCTCGTCCACGGTCTGCCGGGTGATCCAAAGGCTCGGGCCGCTGCTCGCGCTCGAGCCGGCCTCCCGCCCGGCGGACGCACCGGAGCGACTGTGGATCGTGGACGGAACGTTGATCCCGGTCCGCGACCGGCAGGTCGGTTCCTCCAGCCGCAACTATCGGTTCTCGGCGAACGTGCAGGTCATCGTCGATGCTGACACCCGCCTGGTGATCGCTGCGGCCCGCCCGGTGCCGGGCACCACCGCGGACGCCCACGCCTGGCGGGCCTCCGGCCTCGCCGAGCACTGCCAGGGCGTCACCGTCCTTGGCGACGGCGCCTACACCAACACCGGTCTGGTCATCCCGCACCGCAAACGTCCCCGACGGTCCCTGCTACCGGGCGAAGAAGCGGACAACGCCGCGCACCGCAAGGTCCGCGCCCGCGTGGAGCATGTGATCGGCCGGATGAAGAACTACAAGATCCTCCGCGACTGCCGACAACGCGGCAACGGCCTCCATCACGCCGTCCAGGCCGTCGCCCACATGCACAACCTCGCCCTCGCATCATGA
- a CDS encoding cytochrome P450 → MELRGVDFDPVLAELMREGPVTRIRLPHGEGWAWLVSRHGDVRAVTNDPRFSRAAVMERDVTRLAPHFIPSKEAVGMQDPPDHTRMRRAVAPAFTSRGVERLRTRAQEMLDELVDAALQDGPPADLTERLLAPFPLAVVCELMGVPETDRPQLHEWTTRILSSSEGRELSEQAKGAMCGYFAERLRERGADGGEDVVGLLAAAVHSGEVSESEAVGLALLIQIGGEAVTNNTGNMVYILLTQPHLLQRLRAEPELRPSALDELLRFIPHRSSVGLSRIAREDVTVGDITIPAGDAVYVSYLAANRDPDVFPDPDTVDFERSPNPHVAFGHGPHYCVGGMLARLEQELLLDALVDRFPGLRFAVPEAELRWRPGALIRGPEGLPVTW, encoded by the coding sequence ATGGAGCTGCGCGGCGTCGACTTCGACCCGGTCCTCGCCGAGCTGATGCGCGAGGGCCCGGTGACCCGGATCCGGCTGCCGCACGGAGAGGGCTGGGCCTGGCTCGTCTCCCGTCACGGCGACGTACGCGCGGTGACGAACGATCCGCGGTTCAGCCGCGCCGCCGTGATGGAGCGCGATGTCACCCGGCTCGCCCCGCACTTCATCCCCAGCAAGGAAGCGGTCGGGATGCAGGATCCGCCCGACCACACGCGGATGCGCCGGGCGGTCGCGCCCGCGTTCACCAGCCGGGGGGTCGAGCGGCTGCGGACCCGCGCGCAGGAGATGCTCGACGAGCTCGTGGACGCAGCTCTGCAGGACGGGCCGCCCGCCGATCTGACCGAGCGCCTGCTCGCGCCCTTCCCGCTGGCCGTGGTCTGCGAGCTGATGGGCGTGCCGGAGACCGACCGGCCGCAGCTGCACGAGTGGACGACGCGCATCCTGTCCTCGTCCGAGGGCCGGGAGCTCAGTGAGCAGGCCAAGGGCGCGATGTGCGGGTACTTCGCCGAGCGGCTGCGCGAGCGCGGCGCCGACGGCGGCGAGGACGTGGTGGGGCTGCTCGCGGCCGCGGTGCACAGCGGCGAGGTCAGCGAGTCGGAGGCGGTGGGCCTGGCGCTGCTCATCCAGATCGGCGGCGAAGCGGTCACCAACAACACCGGGAACATGGTGTACATCCTGCTCACGCAGCCGCATCTGCTTCAGCGGCTGCGCGCCGAGCCCGAGTTGCGGCCCTCCGCCCTCGACGAGCTGCTGCGCTTCATCCCGCACCGGAGCTCCGTCGGCCTTTCGCGGATCGCGAGGGAGGACGTGACGGTCGGGGACATCACGATCCCGGCGGGCGACGCCGTGTACGTCTCGTATCTGGCGGCCAACCGCGATCCGGACGTCTTCCCCGACCCGGACACCGTCGACTTCGAGCGCAGCCCCAATCCGCATGTGGCGTTCGGGCACGGGCCGCACTACTGCGTGGGCGGCATGCTCGCCCGCCTCGAACAGGAGCTGTTGCTCGACGCGCTCGTCGACCGGTTCCCCGGCCTGCGCTTCGCGGTGCCCGAGGCGGAACTGCGCTGGCGCCCGGGCGCGTTGATCCGCGGTCCCGAGGGATTGCCGGTGACCTGGTGA
- a CDS encoding aminotransferase class V-fold PLP-dependent enzyme encodes MDVEALRRDTPGCAHRTHLNSAGAGLLSRQTLQAMTGHLELEATIGGYEAAARERARFEETYDLIGRLVGGRADEVALFDNSTHAWNAAFYSLDLQPGDRILTGRNEYGSAVLAYLQIARRTGAEVVVVPNDASGQIDTAALAEMIDERTKLVGITHVPTSGGLVNPAAEIGRITRAAGVPYLLDATQSVGQFPVDVAEIGCDMLTATSRKFLRGPRGLGFLWVRTDFLDRLDPFVVEIEAATWDGARGFTWQEGARRFATWEMSGANVLGLNEAVRQALDLGLDEIGKRAVRLGGRLRDGLDGITGVGTYDLGRDKCAIVTAKVEGVPTEEVAAALAQHDINVSTTSPEHTQFDAEDRGGVHPLVRLSPHYYNTEAEVDRALEVFAEVARKAGH; translated from the coding sequence ATGGACGTCGAAGCACTCCGCCGCGACACCCCGGGTTGCGCCCACCGCACCCACCTCAACAGCGCCGGAGCGGGCCTCCTTTCACGGCAGACCCTGCAGGCGATGACCGGCCATCTGGAGCTCGAGGCCACCATCGGTGGCTACGAGGCCGCCGCCCGGGAGCGGGCGCGATTCGAGGAGACGTACGACCTGATCGGCCGTCTCGTCGGCGGCCGGGCCGACGAGGTGGCGCTGTTCGACAACTCCACGCACGCCTGGAACGCCGCGTTCTACTCGCTGGACCTCCAGCCCGGCGACCGCATCCTGACCGGCCGCAACGAGTACGGCAGTGCCGTACTCGCCTACCTCCAGATCGCCAGGCGCACCGGTGCCGAGGTCGTCGTGGTGCCGAACGACGCCTCCGGGCAGATCGACACCGCCGCCCTCGCCGAGATGATCGACGAGCGCACCAAGCTGGTCGGGATCACCCATGTCCCGACCAGCGGCGGCCTGGTCAACCCGGCCGCCGAGATCGGCCGGATCACCCGGGCCGCGGGCGTGCCGTATCTCCTGGACGCCACCCAGTCGGTGGGCCAGTTCCCCGTCGACGTGGCGGAGATCGGCTGCGACATGCTCACCGCCACCAGCCGCAAGTTCCTGCGCGGCCCGCGCGGCCTGGGCTTCCTGTGGGTGCGTACGGACTTCCTGGACCGGCTCGACCCCTTCGTCGTCGAGATCGAGGCCGCCACCTGGGACGGCGCGCGCGGCTTCACCTGGCAGGAGGGGGCGCGGCGGTTCGCCACCTGGGAGATGAGCGGCGCCAACGTGCTCGGCCTGAACGAGGCGGTGCGCCAGGCGCTCGACCTGGGCCTGGACGAGATCGGGAAGCGGGCCGTCCGGCTCGGCGGCCGGCTGCGCGACGGGCTCGACGGGATCACCGGGGTCGGCACGTACGACCTGGGCCGCGACAAGTGCGCGATCGTGACCGCGAAGGTCGAGGGTGTGCCGACGGAGGAGGTGGCCGCGGCCCTCGCCCAGCACGACATCAACGTCTCGACGACCTCGCCCGAGCACACCCAGTTCGACGCCGAGGACCGCGGCGGCGTACACCCGCTGGTGCGTCTGTCGCCGCACTACTACAACACCGAGGCCGAGGTGGACCGGGCCCTGGAGGTGTTCGCCGAGGTGGCACGCAAGGCCGGGCACTGA
- a CDS encoding cupin domain-containing protein translates to MTAAPPPLSRPDGLLVPSGHGRTLRTPAQEVTFKVTGEHSRAASSFEVVVPPGFDVGAHVHTRSEELFYVLEGELDVLAFEPRVRTSDSWEHWESPSGRRTVRATPGTVIVVPPGCPHAFANRSGKPAKMFFQASPPPDHERYFEELLALLDSPPAPGAVDHAAIAELRARYDIEQLTPLRHDV, encoded by the coding sequence GTGACGGCCGCTCCCCCTCCCCTGTCGCGGCCCGACGGCCTCCTGGTGCCGAGCGGACACGGCCGTACGCTGCGCACGCCCGCCCAGGAGGTCACCTTCAAGGTCACCGGTGAGCACTCCCGGGCGGCGTCCAGCTTCGAGGTGGTGGTGCCGCCCGGGTTCGACGTGGGGGCCCATGTGCACACGCGCAGCGAGGAGTTGTTCTACGTCCTCGAGGGCGAGCTCGACGTACTGGCCTTCGAGCCCCGGGTGCGGACGAGCGACAGCTGGGAGCACTGGGAGTCGCCCTCCGGCCGGCGCACCGTGCGGGCCACGCCGGGCACCGTGATCGTGGTGCCGCCGGGCTGTCCGCACGCGTTCGCCAACCGCTCCGGCAAGCCCGCGAAGATGTTCTTCCAGGCCTCGCCGCCGCCCGATCACGAGCGGTACTTCGAGGAGTTGCTGGCCCTCCTCGACTCGCCGCCCGCGCCCGGCGCCGTCGACCATGCGGCGATCGCCGAGCTGCGGGCGCGGTACGACATCGAACAGCTGACGCCGCTGCGGCACGACGTGTAG
- a CDS encoding sensor histidine kinase, with amino-acid sequence MRPTNVWQALAARGFLRSGWPWRSAGYLLTGIPLGIAVLVGLLAALVTGGVLSLVLIGLPLLALTALGGLPVALVERRRLRLVDDAPAADPHRAPAEPGLRAWARLRFTEQATWRELGYTVLFALVLWPLDALLVAVLLGAPLTMAAAPALMATVGHGEEVKILKTWTLTSYPAAWAIAVLGLVLFGVGVYALTVAAGARAALTRLLIAPVDPGLGERVTQLARSRVRLVDAFEAERRRIERDLHDGAQQRLVALSMALGLARLDAPPGPLADQLTKAHEQAQAALDEIRELIHGIHPQVLADYGLEAAVADAADRSPVPVDVTADLPGRLPQPVESAAYFVVCEALANIAKHSGAERAEVRMGHRDGQLTMEISDDGTGGADARDGTGLTGLGDRVSVLDGRLSLSSPVGGPTVLAVEIPVEIPCEWTERCA; translated from the coding sequence ATGCGTCCGACGAATGTGTGGCAGGCCCTCGCGGCACGCGGGTTCCTGCGCTCCGGCTGGCCCTGGCGGTCGGCCGGCTATCTGCTCACCGGGATTCCGCTCGGTATCGCGGTCCTGGTGGGCCTGCTTGCCGCCCTTGTCACGGGCGGTGTGCTGAGCCTCGTGCTGATCGGGCTGCCCCTGCTCGCCCTGACCGCGCTCGGCGGCCTGCCGGTGGCGCTGGTCGAGCGGCGACGGCTGAGGCTGGTCGACGACGCGCCGGCCGCGGACCCGCACCGGGCCCCCGCCGAGCCGGGCCTGCGCGCCTGGGCCCGGCTCCGCTTCACCGAGCAGGCCACCTGGCGCGAGCTCGGCTACACCGTGCTGTTCGCGCTCGTGCTCTGGCCGTTGGACGCCCTGCTCGTCGCCGTACTGCTCGGCGCGCCCCTGACGATGGCCGCCGCACCCGCGCTCATGGCCACCGTCGGCCACGGCGAAGAGGTGAAGATCCTCAAGACCTGGACGCTCACCAGCTACCCCGCCGCATGGGCGATCGCGGTTCTCGGTCTCGTCCTGTTCGGCGTCGGCGTCTACGCCCTCACGGTTGCCGCAGGGGCCCGGGCCGCCCTGACCCGGCTCCTCATCGCCCCCGTGGACCCGGGACTGGGGGAGCGGGTCACCCAACTCGCGCGCTCCCGCGTCCGGTTGGTGGACGCCTTCGAGGCCGAGCGCCGCCGCATCGAGCGCGACCTGCACGACGGCGCCCAGCAGCGCCTCGTCGCCCTCAGCATGGCCCTCGGCCTCGCCCGCCTCGACGCCCCGCCGGGCCCGCTCGCCGACCAGCTCACCAAGGCGCACGAGCAGGCCCAGGCGGCACTCGACGAGATACGCGAGCTGATCCACGGCATCCACCCCCAAGTCCTCGCGGACTACGGCCTGGAGGCAGCGGTCGCCGACGCCGCCGACCGTTCTCCCGTCCCGGTCGACGTCACCGCCGACCTGCCGGGCCGGCTGCCGCAACCGGTGGAGAGCGCCGCCTACTTCGTCGTCTGCGAAGCCCTCGCCAACATCGCCAAGCACAGCGGCGCCGAGCGCGCCGAAGTACGCATGGGACACCGGGACGGACAGCTGACGATGGAGATCAGCGACGACGGCACCGGGGGTGCCGACGCGCGCGACGGCACCGGCCTGACCGGGCTCGGCGACCGGGTGTCGGTCCTGGATGGCAGACTCTCCCTGTCCAGCCCGGTGGGCGGGCCGACCGTGCTGGCCGTGGAGATTCCCGTGGAGATCCCTTGCGAGTGGACCGAACGCTGCGCGTAG
- a CDS encoding response regulator transcription factor, which produces MRVDRTLRVVLAEDSVLLREGLVGLLERFGHEVVAAVGDADALTTAVRAHTPDILLTDVRMPPGFQDEGLRAAVELRAQRPGLPVLVLSQYVQRAYAAELLDSGDGSGVGYLLKDRVGQVEEFLDALRDVADGGTVVDPEVVRQLLRRRRDPLAALTPREREVLALIAQGKSNGAIARELVVSDAAVGKHISSIFAKLDLPPADETHRRVLAVLAFLRS; this is translated from the coding sequence TTGCGAGTGGACCGAACGCTGCGCGTAGTGCTGGCCGAGGACAGCGTGCTGCTCCGCGAGGGCCTGGTCGGACTCCTCGAGCGCTTCGGGCACGAGGTGGTCGCCGCGGTCGGCGACGCGGACGCCCTCACCACCGCCGTACGCGCACACACCCCGGACATCCTCCTCACCGACGTCCGCATGCCCCCGGGCTTCCAGGACGAGGGCCTGCGGGCCGCGGTCGAGCTCCGCGCGCAGCGCCCCGGCCTGCCCGTGCTCGTCCTCAGCCAGTACGTACAGCGCGCGTACGCCGCCGAACTCCTCGACTCCGGCGACGGATCGGGCGTCGGCTACCTCCTCAAGGACCGCGTCGGCCAGGTCGAGGAGTTCCTCGACGCGCTGCGGGACGTCGCCGACGGCGGCACTGTCGTCGACCCCGAAGTGGTACGCCAACTCCTGCGCAGACGGCGCGATCCGCTGGCCGCGCTCACCCCGCGCGAACGCGAAGTCCTCGCTCTCATCGCGCAGGGCAAGTCGAACGGCGCGATCGCCCGCGAGCTCGTGGTGTCCGACGCCGCGGTGGGCAAGCACATCAGCAGCATCTTCGCCAAGCTCGACCTGCCGCCCGCCGACGAGACGCACCGCCGCGTACTGGCCGTACTCGCCTTCCTGCGCAGCTGA
- a CDS encoding acyl-CoA carboxylase subunit beta encodes MTEVEEPAIVADTVRRPVAPSPVAPSPLPAAPPSEAPAPAVFTEQDDGPPESALRAAELRWVKDEIAAGPDIAPGPAPTPTKLTARERIALLLDDGSFTETEPLRRHRATAFGLADDRPYTDGVVTGWGTVEGRTVFLYAHDARIFQGALGEAHAQKIHKVMDRAEAAGAPLVSLCDSAGPRLLEGVASLAQYGGIFRRNARASGVIPQISVVLGACAGGASYSPALTDFVFMVEGLAQLVVTDPENVESATGARTTAEDLGGTGVHTTTSGVAGFAYEDEETCLVAVRRLIGLLPSNNREFPPAVPSADPPDRRCEALIDLVPADPRQPYDMRTVIAEIVDDGALFEVHEQWATNVVCALVRLDGEVTGIVASQPQSLAGALDAHGSLKAAKFVSTCDSFNIPLVTLVDVPGFLPGVEQELGGLLRHGAHLLYAYCNATVPRVSVVLRKAYGGAYVVMDSRSVGADLAFAWPANEIAARGAGQAVADAFRQELADAEDPAALRAQLTRQYEDELMHPYRAAEQGLVDDVIDPAETRDVLVRSLAMLRAKQEDVPSRKHGNPPL; translated from the coding sequence ATGACCGAGGTCGAGGAGCCGGCGATCGTCGCGGACACGGTGCGCCGCCCCGTCGCACCGTCGCCCGTCGCACCGTCGCCCCTGCCCGCGGCACCCCCGTCCGAGGCGCCCGCGCCCGCGGTGTTCACCGAGCAGGACGACGGTCCCCCGGAGTCGGCGCTCAGGGCCGCCGAACTGCGCTGGGTCAAGGACGAGATCGCCGCGGGCCCGGACATCGCACCCGGCCCCGCCCCCACTCCCACGAAGCTCACCGCACGCGAACGCATCGCCCTCCTCCTGGACGACGGCTCCTTCACGGAGACCGAACCGCTGCGCCGCCACCGCGCCACCGCGTTCGGCCTGGCGGACGACCGCCCCTACACCGACGGCGTCGTCACCGGCTGGGGCACGGTCGAGGGCCGCACGGTCTTCCTGTACGCACACGACGCGCGGATCTTCCAGGGCGCGCTCGGCGAGGCCCACGCCCAGAAGATCCACAAGGTGATGGACCGCGCCGAGGCGGCGGGCGCCCCCTTGGTCAGCCTCTGCGACTCGGCCGGCCCCCGCCTCCTCGAAGGAGTCGCCTCGCTCGCCCAGTACGGCGGCATCTTCCGCCGCAACGCCCGCGCGTCGGGTGTCATCCCGCAGATCAGCGTGGTGCTCGGGGCCTGCGCGGGCGGCGCCTCGTACTCCCCGGCACTGACCGACTTCGTCTTCATGGTCGAGGGCCTTGCGCAACTGGTGGTCACCGACCCCGAGAACGTCGAGTCCGCGACGGGGGCGCGGACCACCGCCGAAGACCTCGGCGGCACCGGCGTGCACACGACGACTTCGGGCGTCGCGGGCTTCGCGTACGAGGACGAGGAGACCTGCCTCGTCGCCGTACGCCGCCTCATCGGGCTCCTCCCGTCCAACAACCGGGAGTTCCCGCCGGCCGTGCCCAGCGCCGACCCGCCCGACCGGCGCTGCGAGGCGCTGATCGATCTCGTGCCGGCCGATCCGCGGCAGCCGTACGACATGCGCACGGTGATCGCCGAAATCGTCGACGACGGCGCCCTGTTCGAGGTGCACGAGCAATGGGCGACCAACGTTGTCTGCGCCCTGGTCAGGCTCGACGGCGAGGTCACCGGCATCGTCGCCAGCCAGCCGCAGTCGCTCGCCGGTGCGCTGGACGCCCACGGTTCCCTGAAGGCCGCCAAGTTCGTGTCGACGTGCGACTCGTTCAACATCCCGTTGGTCACGCTGGTGGACGTACCCGGCTTTCTGCCCGGCGTCGAGCAGGAGCTCGGCGGTCTGCTCCGGCACGGCGCGCACCTGCTCTACGCCTACTGCAACGCGACCGTGCCGCGGGTGTCGGTGGTGCTGCGCAAGGCGTACGGCGGCGCGTACGTGGTGATGGACTCGCGCTCCGTCGGCGCCGACCTGGCGTTCGCCTGGCCCGCCAACGAGATCGCGGCGCGAGGTGCCGGCCAGGCCGTCGCCGACGCCTTCCGGCAGGAGCTCGCGGACGCCGAGGACCCCGCCGCGTTGCGGGCGCAGCTGACACGGCAGTACGAGGACGAGCTGATGCACCCCTACCGCGCGGCCGAACAGGGCCTGGTCGACGACGTGATCGACCCGGCCGAGACCCGGGACGTCCTCGTGCGGTCGCTCGCGATGCTGCGGGCCAAGCAGGAGGACGTGCCGTCCCGCAAGCACGGGAACCCTCCGCTGTGA
- a CDS encoding acyl-CoA carboxylase subunit epsilon codes for MSDQDAVPDPDADPVPDPDSDSAPDSLDMRVVSGEPDPDELAALTAVLSLLIARRQAEEHRARRPRRAGWDRRRYGHGPAGSWRS; via the coding sequence GTGAGCGACCAGGACGCGGTGCCGGATCCGGACGCGGATCCCGTACCGGATCCGGACTCGGACTCGGCCCCGGACTCGCTGGACATGCGCGTCGTCAGCGGAGAGCCCGACCCCGACGAGCTCGCGGCACTGACGGCCGTCCTGAGCCTGCTGATCGCACGCCGCCAGGCCGAGGAGCACCGGGCCCGCCGTCCGCGCCGCGCGGGCTGGGACCGACGCAGGTACGGCCACGGTCCGGCCGGGTCCTGGCGCAGCTGA